The segment AAAGATGAATAACAACATAATCGGGAAGAAATAGATCATGTACTTCATCACCGGGTTATCCTGTGTTGGTGTCATCTGCATATTGTATACAGAGATCAATAAACTGGTGATGGTTGCTGTAATGGTAAACAAGCTCACATGATCACCATAGAACGGAATGTTGAATGGTAATGTAGCAATTGTATCATAAGACGAAAGATCTTTCGCCCAAAGGAAGCTTTCGCCACGCAAACCGATGTTTGCATTAAAGAAACTGTATAAGGCAAAGAAGATAGGGATCTGCAACAAAGCAGGAATACATCCACCCAATGGATTTACACCCGCCTGGCGGAACAATTTCATTTGTTCCATGCTCATTGCCTGTTGATCGCTGCCGTGTTTCTTTTTCAGCTCATCAATTTCAGGACGTAACACTTTCATTTTTGCACCACTCAAATAACTTGAATAAGTAAGCGGAGAAATGATCAAACGAATGAAGAAAGTGAGCAAGAGAATTACAATACCCATGCTGCCGATATTCCGATCAAAGAAATCGAACACAGGCATCACTACAAAACGGTTGATGTATTTTACAAACGCAAAGATGCCATAACCAAGCTGCACATGACTTTCGAGTTTGTTGCCGATTGCTTTGAGTGTATGAAAATCGTTCGGACCATAATACAACTGCATCGGAATTGTACCTTGCGACGCACCTGCAAGATTAAAACGCAACACTGATTTTACATCCATCACCTTTTGCAGTGAATCATCTTTCTCTTCAGGCACTGCCCATGTTGATTCTCCATAGGCAAATGTTGAGCCTGCAAGGATCGTAGTATTGAAGAACTGTTGTTTTACACCAACCCATTTTGTCTTATCCCCAAACTTTTTGGTATCACCTGTTCCTGCTGCTTCAAAATCATAATCTCCTTCTTCCATATAACCGAGATTACTTTGCCCTTTCTCATACTTCAGGTCTTTCTCCTGTTGTTTGGCAGTAATATCCCAGTTGAGATTAAGAATGCCTTGCGTCAATAATTTATCAGCACCTTTTAACTGCACATTCCAATCAATGAGGTAGCTGTTATTCTTGATTGTATAAATATGCTCGATTGATTTTCCTGCTGAATCAGCAATACGAAAAGTGATGGTTTGTCCATCAGTTGTTTTTGTAATGCCTGCATTGATAAAATTCAGTTGAGAAGTGAGGGCTGCTTTATTATTTGCGGTATTAACCGAATAGATCAATTGGTGAGCATCACCGCCCAACACTACCTGCTTACCATCGTAACGTTTGTAATTCTTTAATTCAACTGATTTAGGATAACCACCTTTATTGGTAAAGCTCACCTTCATCAATTCATTTTCAACAACCGTTAATTCTTCGGCCAGTGCAGGTTGAAACTCTCCTGCTGCCTGAGCAGTTATTGTTGAATCCTGTACAGCAGCCTGTTGTCTAACTACAGCTGTGTCAACCAACTTCTTTTTTGCAGCTTCCACTTTCGCTAAAGAATCGGCTGTTTTTTGTTTTTCGGCTTCCAGGGCACCTTGCTGGCGTTGGGTAAAAAAGATATAACCAAACAACAGCACCATCATCGCAGCAAAGCCAATAATCGTATTCCGGTCAAAATTCATCTGAGTATTTATTTTGGAGCGGCAAAGGTAGGTATTTGAGGCGAAGGACGAGGGAAGAAGTGTGAAGGCACGAGGTTCAAGAACCAAGGCACAAGCCTCAAACCACAGCCACTCTGTTTCTTTTTTGAATCTTGTGCCTTGAACCTTGTGCCTTGGATTTTGTGTTCTTTACCATTTCTTTTACAATAACTACTTTCACTACTCGTTTCTATCTTGCTTTAACCACGTTGCTGTTCCCGCTTTAACCAACCAAACTTTAAAATCATTTAATTATGAGTCAACAGGCTACGCCCATGTACGCCGGAGAAGCGTATGTGCCCACCCAAACCGATGAACTGCTTTGGTGGTTAGCTACCGCAGAAAAAGAACTGATCAAAGATTGTGTGGTTGACCGCAACCGCTACCGCATTGTTGGTATGAGTGTACTCGCCACCTGGATCTTCGCCACACTGGCCTGGACCTATTTCTTCTCAACGGTTATCGACAATGTGTTTCTGTATGTTGGCAGCGGTGTGTTCATGGGGTTTGTCATCCTTAGTATCGACCGGGCATTGATCAAAGGCATCAATCAATTCAACAAACGAAAGATCACTCCTCTCCTTTTCCGTGGATTGCTGGCACTAACCATTGGTACCTTTATGGCACAACCTGCTATTCTTTACATGTTTGATAAAGAAATAAAAATGCAGGTATCGCTTGATAATGAAAAACGAAAACTCACCAAGCGAACAGAACTTGATCTGTTATACAAGAACCGTAAAGATGAATTGCTGCAAGAAAAAACAGCTTTGCAGAAAGATCTTGCTGCGAAGTATGCAGAGGTAAACACAGCACGTGAAAAATTTATTGCTGAAACCGATGGCAGCGGTGGTAGTGGCAAAGTGGGCATACAGGATATAGCCATTGCCAAACGAAATGAATACCAGAAACTGGATGGAGAATATAAAGCATTGCAAACACAGCAGCAGCAACGCATTGGAGCCATTGATGAAGAACTGAACGGCATGGAAACCACCATCAAAAAACAGGAATCAGAATTTTTGAATTATCTCAACACCGGTTTCTTAACCCGTATTGAAGCAATGAACAACCTGCTGAAAGAAAATGATGCATTACAGTTTCGTTATTATCTTATTCTCATCATCCTGATGTTGATCGAGCTGATGCCGGTGATCGCTAAAACATTATTACCAGTGGGCGTGTACGATGAAAAAGTAAAACAACGTGAAGCACTGGAAAAACAAATGGCCGAAGAAAGTGTGGATTATGAACGTGAAATGAAACGGCTGTACAATAAACTATCGATGCAACAGGATACGGAAACAATGGAAGAGTTTTTCCGTATGCAGAAAGATGAACAGAAAACCAAGCTCAATCATTTTGGTAAAGACTGGAAACGAAATGATGAAAATGTGCAGGGGTTCTGGGAAAAAATTAAACAGCAGATGATTGGAAGGCCGGAGAATTAATTGTGATTTTTGATCGCAGATTTACGATTTCAGATTTTTGGTTTAGTTCATACTCAGATTATAAATAAAAAGGTGAAGATCAAAAGCTCTTCACCTTTTTTATGTTCAATTTCGATTGAGAATATATCTGAAATCGTAAATCTAAATTCTGCAATCTTAAATCATCTCACTTTCCAGCAACGGATTTTTGATCGACTGTTGCTTCTCTGAATATTCTTTTGCTGCTTTAATAAAGTGTACGAACAAAGGCGCCGGACTTTCAACTGTGCTTTTTAATTCTGGATGATATTGTACACCAATAAAGAACGGATGTTTAGGGTGTTCTATGATCTCCACTAATCCTGTCTCCGGATTTTTACCACTCGGGATCATACCCGACTGCTCAAATGCATCCAGGTATTTATTGTTGAATTCGTAACGATGACGGTGACGTTCGTTGATATGCAGACTTCCGTAAATCTTTTCAGCCAATGAACCTTCTTTGATATCGCATGGATAAGAGCCCAAACGCATTGTACCACCTTTACTGGTGATCTTCTTCTGCTCTTCCATCATATCAATAACCGGATCCGGCGTATCCGGATTCATTTCAAATGAATGCGCATCTTTTAATCCTAATACATTTCTTGCGTATTCAACACAAGCCATTTGCATACCTAAACAGATGCCGAAGAAGGGCAATCCGTTTTCACGTGCATATTTAATGGCAGTGATCTTTCCCTCAATGCCACGGTTACCAAAACCCGGAGCAACCAGCAAGCCATCAAGGCCCGATAACTTCTCAGCAACATTCTGATCAGTAATAAATTCGCTGTGTACATTCACCACATTCACTTTGCATTCATTCATGGCACCTGCATGAATAAAGCTTTCGAGAATTGATTTGTATGCATCCTGCAGTTCAATATATTTTCCAATCAAGCCAATATTTACCTGGCTTTTTGGATATTTTAATTTATCAAGGAATTTTTTCCAGTTTTCTAAATCGGGCTCAGGGAAAATAGTTACGCCGAGCTTACGCAGGCAGATCACATCTAACTTTTCCTTCAACATAAAGAGCGGCACTTCATAAATAGTAGAAGCATCGCTTGCTTCAATTACCGCTTCCGGTTTTACATTACAGAACAAAGCGATCTTACGACGAATTTCAGTACTCAATGGTCGCTCGGTACGACAAACGATAATATCCGGATGTACACCTTCCTGGCTCAGCATACGAACACTGTGCTGGGTAGGTTTTGTTTTTAATTCTTTTGCAGCTTTTAAATAAGGGATAAGTGTTAAGTGAATCACCAGGCAATCTTCTTCAGGCAATTCCCATTGAATCTGACGAACAGCTTCTACAAATGGTAATGATTCAATATCGCCCACCGTTCCACCAATTTCAGTGATCACAATATCATACTTCGAATCCTTACCCAACAA is part of the Lacibacter sediminis genome and harbors:
- the yidC gene encoding membrane protein insertase YidC → MNFDRNTIIGFAAMMVLLFGYIFFTQRQQGALEAEKQKTADSLAKVEAAKKKLVDTAVVRQQAAVQDSTITAQAAGEFQPALAEELTVVENELMKVSFTNKGGYPKSVELKNYKRYDGKQVVLGGDAHQLIYSVNTANNKAALTSQLNFINAGITKTTDGQTITFRIADSAGKSIEHIYTIKNNSYLIDWNVQLKGADKLLTQGILNLNWDITAKQQEKDLKYEKGQSNLGYMEEGDYDFEAAGTGDTKKFGDKTKWVGVKQQFFNTTILAGSTFAYGESTWAVPEEKDDSLQKVMDVKSVLRFNLAGASQGTIPMQLYYGPNDFHTLKAIGNKLESHVQLGYGIFAFVKYINRFVVMPVFDFFDRNIGSMGIVILLLTFFIRLIISPLTYSSYLSGAKMKVLRPEIDELKKKHGSDQQAMSMEQMKLFRQAGVNPLGGCIPALLQIPIFFALYSFFNANIGLRGESFLWAKDLSSYDTIATLPFNIPFYGDHVSLFTITATITSLLISVYNMQMTPTQDNPVMKYMIYFFPIMLLFIFNSLPSALTWYYTVSNIVTLGLQFVIQKFIINEEKIHAKLQENKKKPVTKSKWQERLEQVQQSNQKVQDMQKKQGGKK
- a CDS encoding CTP synthase encodes the protein MAKFIFVTGGVTSSLGKGIIAASLAKLLQSRGFKVTIQKFDPYINVDPGTLNPYEHGECFVTEDGAETDLDLGHYERYLNIHTTQANNVTTGRIYQTVINKEREGAYLGKTVQVVPHITDEIKRRMLLLGKDSKYDIVITEIGGTVGDIESLPFVEAVRQIQWELPEEDCLVIHLTLIPYLKAAKELKTKPTQHSVRMLSQEGVHPDIIVCRTERPLSTEIRRKIALFCNVKPEAVIEASDASTIYEVPLFMLKEKLDVICLRKLGVTIFPEPDLENWKKFLDKLKYPKSQVNIGLIGKYIELQDAYKSILESFIHAGAMNECKVNVVNVHSEFITDQNVAEKLSGLDGLLVAPGFGNRGIEGKITAIKYARENGLPFFGICLGMQMACVEYARNVLGLKDAHSFEMNPDTPDPVIDMMEEQKKITSKGGTMRLGSYPCDIKEGSLAEKIYGSLHINERHRHRYEFNNKYLDAFEQSGMIPSGKNPETGLVEIIEHPKHPFFIGVQYHPELKSTVESPAPLFVHFIKAAKEYSEKQQSIKNPLLESEMI
- a CDS encoding DUF4407 domain-containing protein, producing the protein MSQQATPMYAGEAYVPTQTDELLWWLATAEKELIKDCVVDRNRYRIVGMSVLATWIFATLAWTYFFSTVIDNVFLYVGSGVFMGFVILSIDRALIKGINQFNKRKITPLLFRGLLALTIGTFMAQPAILYMFDKEIKMQVSLDNEKRKLTKRTELDLLYKNRKDELLQEKTALQKDLAAKYAEVNTAREKFIAETDGSGGSGKVGIQDIAIAKRNEYQKLDGEYKALQTQQQQRIGAIDEELNGMETTIKKQESEFLNYLNTGFLTRIEAMNNLLKENDALQFRYYLILIILMLIELMPVIAKTLLPVGVYDEKVKQREALEKQMAEESVDYEREMKRLYNKLSMQQDTETMEEFFRMQKDEQKTKLNHFGKDWKRNDENVQGFWEKIKQQMIGRPEN